A genomic window from Pyricularia oryzae 70-15 chromosome 7, whole genome shotgun sequence includes:
- a CDS encoding aspergillopepsin-2: MKATLVTALVGATAVNATSFRPAATQQHARPQSQVFDRSLHRADPVAVAGSNSRVFAASVMSTAAAAEKPPVVGGAYLSSSEITSVGGRFTVPRATQPTKGAIAGQDIEYGASFWVGIDGVNCTTGTLRAGIDIFWSSRGESYHAWYQVSADSSKDFLAGEIDVAPGDELHVTATASGGNGTLVVNNRSTNQTVERHLAPGEKLCRSEAAWLIEDFVLVQAIGAPVALVNFTDVTFGDMKTTMQCGSSERAEPVNLDDVKVMDVEVEEQGGKLTDCQMTGVDQMTCKRFA; this comes from the coding sequence ATGAAGGCCACACTCGTCACGGCCCTTGTCGGCGCCACGGCGGTCAACGCCACCTCGTTCCGCCCTGCCGCCACACAGCAGCACGCCCGACCACAGTCTCAGGTGTTCGACCGCTCCCTCCACCGCGCAGACCCCGTCGCGGTCGCGGGCTCCAACAGCCGCGTGTTCGCCGCCAGCGTCATGTCCACGGCTGCGGCGGCCGAGAAGCCGCCCGTGGTCGGCGGCGCATACCTGTCGTCCTCGGAGATCACCTCGGTCGGGGGCCGCTTCACGGTGCCCAGGGCCACGCAGCCGACCAAGGGGGCCATCGCGGGCCAGGACATCGAGTACGGGGCATCGTTCTGGGTGGGCATCGACGGCGTCAACTGCACGACGGGCACGCTCCGCGCCGGCATCGACATCTTCTGGAGCTCGCGGGGCGAGAGCTACCACGCGTGGTACCAGGTGTCGGCCGACTCGTCCAAGGACTTCCTCGCGGGCGAGATTGACGTTGCGCCCGGCGACGAGCTGCACGTCACCGCCACGGCCAGCGGCGGCAACGGGACCCTGGTGGTGAACAACCGCTCGACCAACCAGACGGTGGAGCGGCACCTGGCCCCGGGCGAGAAGCTGTGCCGCAGCGAGGCGGCCTGGCTGATTGAGGACTTTGTGCTCGTCCAGGCCATTGGTGCGCCGGTTGCGCTGGTCAACTTTACCGACGTGACCTTTGGCGACATGAAGACGACCATGCAGTGCGGCAGCTCAGAGCGCGCGGAGCCGGTCAACCTGGACGACGTCAAGGTCATGGACGTTGAGGTTGAGGAGCAGGGTGGGAAGTTGACGGATTGTCAAATGACTGGGGTTGATCAGATGACGTGCAAGAGGTTTGCCTAG
- a CDS encoding fungal specific transcription factor domain-containing protein, whose product MDTSIDGDDGSIRRACDQCRVRKIRCDKNTPCSNCTTARRTCSSTGIGQRPKEPRQRVLISTQYERKIDQIEDRLGRIEKILHQLPNLIKQASSNTNQTPAPSTGSASFFDKPLAKPLNKPHPPQNNGTPGTVTSSTSSPGAERHAAVVKTDSDAEEGEADADAPFEGDSSMTAHTVFASEFLHLAVGRTSLEPGHAHVMDNPSLHSALSSLQQIVHMQKRGSTTADIRFLNQKLLPPGGLRDLPLPPLNVVVDILRELKGNHAQQYIPVTFTLMCSFIGVDEFTEHCRRVYFATEDYSQADYIITVAGLFYVFEERAFSTNDYDGGAHSNEEYQRYYYMCRVNLEAALSQFNLLQPAKRENVEALLLGTSYAIELAKPSLAWQLSSTACQMCLTMGYHRAGAETTARRSASMDHGGRSSSSNDGCGASVGSSVGDDHGASSSKRQLLFLFAYTLDKGLALRLGRASVIRDQEITVPRQVGRMGEYDEYRDTINMWARHAHVQGRIYDDLYSPAALRLPVERRLQTARELAAELRNMMDMLPSMEIYQLPEASRDKKYDAGVLDMLMKSDRVSMLSSLALCYRAIPADGRDIAGDGIPRTFNQECIEVAREAMQAHEGCMQLMHESRDLATAYIHWTILYSPFIPFIVIFCHVIETSNLDDLARLTEFVKSLEVGRDISEPVGKLHRLCNALVNVATMYLETKKQQLAATQAENGAATYPVNMEFDMYFRDLGFMPPQPSAQPQQQPGLSVLQQHQQQQPGLGYELGNAQLGDWFSGNLSMMGMLERDLSQFSPENWAQSTTAPVSGPGPVLGQHQM is encoded by the exons ATGGATACGTCGATTGACGGCGATGATGGTAGCATTAGGCGTGCG TGTGATCAATGCCGCGTTCGAAAG ATCCGCTGCGACAAGAATACACCGTGCTCCAACTGCACGACGGCCCGACGCACATGTTCGTCCACTGGCATTGGGCAAAGACCCAAAGAACCCCGTCAGAGGGTTCTGATATCGACTCAATA TGAACGCAAAATCGATCAGATCGAGGATCGGCTTGGTCGCATAGAGAAAATCCTCCACCAACTGCCCAATCTCATCAAGCAGGCCTCGTCAAACACCAATCAGACGCCAGCGCCGTCGACAGGCTCTGCATCCTTCTTCGACAAGCCCCTCGCCAAGCCCCTCAATAAACCCCATCCGCCACAAAACAACGGGACCCCAGGGACGGTCACGTCGTCTACATCGTCGCCCGGTGCCGAGCGCCACGCGGCCGTCGTCAAGACCGACTCGGATGCTGAAGAAGGCGAGGCGGATGCGGACGCTCCCTTCGAGGGCGACTCGTCCATGACGGCACACACCGTCTTCGCTTCCGAGTTTCTCCATCTCGCCGTCGGCCGCACCTCGCTCGAGCCTGGCCACGCCCACGTCATGGACAACCCGAGCCTCCACAGCGCCCTATCCAGCCTCCAGCAGATCGTACACATGCAGAAGCGCGGGAGCACCACTGCCGACATTCGCTTCCTGAACCAAAAATTACTTCCGCCCGGTGGCCTTCGGGACCTCCCCTTGCCCCCTCTCAATGTCGTGGTTGACATATTGAGGGAGCTCAAAGGCAATCATGCCCAGC AATATATCCCGGTGACTTTCACGCTGATGTGCTCCTTCATCGGCGTCGACGAGTTCACCGAGCACTGCCGACGCGTCTACTTTGCGACCGAGGACTACTCGCAGGCCGACTACATCATCACCGTCGCGGGACTCTTTTACGTCTTTGAGGAGCGCGCCTTTTCCACAAACGACTacgacggcggcgcccaTTCCAACGAGGAATACCAGCGCTACTACTACATGTGCCGCGTCAACCTCGAGGCGGCGCTGAGCCAGTTCAACCTGCTGCAGCCGGCCAAGCGCGAAAACGTCGAGGCGCTCCTGCTGGGCACCAGCTACGCcatcgagctggccaagcctAGCCTGGCGTGGCAGCTCAGCAGCACGGCCTGTCAGATGTGCCTGACCATGGGCTACCATCGGGCTGGGGCCGAGACGACGGCGCGGCGGTCGGCCAGCATGGATCACGGcggcaggagcagcagcagcaacgacgGGTGTGGGGCGTCGGTGGGCTCTTCAGTCGGCGACGACCACGGCGCCTCCAGCAGCAAGCGGCAGCTTCTGTTTCTCTTCGCCTACACGCTCGACAAGGGGCTGGCGCTGCGGCTGGGCCGAGCATCTGTCATCAGGGACCAGGAGATCACGGTGCCGCGGCAGGTGGGCCGGATGGGCGAATACGACGAATACCGGGACACCATCAACATGTGGGCGCGGCACGCGCACGTGCAGGGCCGCATCTACGACGACCTCTACAGCCCCGCGGCGCTGCGGCTGCCGGTCGAAAGGCGATTGCAGACGGCGCGGGAGCTGGCAGCCGAGCTGAGGAACATGATGGACATGTTGCCGAGCATGGAGATTTACCAGCTGCCCGAGGCGTCGCGGGACAAAAAGTACGATGCCGGCGTTCTCGACATGCTCATGAAGTCAGACCGGGTCTCGATGCTGAGCTCGCTCGCCCTGTGCTACCGCGCGATCCCCGCCGACGGCCGCGATATTGCAGGCGACGGCATCCCGAGGACTTTTAACCAAGAATGCATCGAGGTTGCGAGGGAGGCCATGCAGGCGCATGAAGGGTGCATGCAACTCATGCACGAGAGTCGGGACCTGGCGACAGCTTATATCCACTG GACAATTCTATACTCTCCGTTTATCCCCTTCATCGTCATATTCTGCCACGTCATCGAGACCTCCAACCTCGACGACCTCGCGCGGCTCACCGAGTTCGTCAAGTCCCTCGAGGTCGGCCGCGACATCAGCGAGCCGGTCGGCAAGCTCCACCGCCTCTGCAACGCGCTCGTCAACGTGGCGACCATGTACCTCGAGACCAAAAAGCAGCAATTGGCCGCAACCCAGGCCGAGAATGGCGCAGCGACGTACCCCGTCAACATGGAGTTTGACATGTACTTCCGGGACCTCGGCTTCATGCCGCCGCAGCCTTCTgcgcagccgcagcagcaacctGGGCTGAGCGTCTtgcagcagcatcaacagcagcagccgggACTCGGTTATGAGTTGGGCAACGCGCAACTGGGGGATTGGTTCTCGGGCAATTTGTCCATGATGGGGATGCTGGAGAGGGATTTGAGCCAATTTAGCCCTGAGAATTGGGCTCAGAGTACCACAGCTCCTGTTTCAGGCCCTGGGCCGGTTCTAGGGCAGCATCAGATGTAA
- a CDS encoding F-box domain-containing protein, translating to MYICRSSTSNTQNPTSYTAQTLPSMPPKRPRTDPTPTDLPIPPPAKKTRTRRDAVDRISLLSDELLVRVLSFLSVPHLLSVSLVSHRLGRLACDSQLWKVLYYARFVLPRAMRIPGFDKVSTNNQLHYAGRRTLWADGRRGGIVDVAGVRQKQEHGKAGRTSAMPRNEGPGLDDAVTVERVDWKRQFKIRHNWSRGKCAVEELSLGESGHDENTKRKMLVKVVEGIAITADDRFGLRAWDLKTRRIMIRAPFSSSAGDDSDINQAAARTPTCIAVDDQGPDIKTLHVAVGFQDGSFGIWMLETTNNSNATFEPQYLHEQSSNGSLISMAYSHPYLLTANKGITISLYTFGGPSHLAPSVSTTNQTKWKPPYLLTSLKSHTSTPPLALSIRQAGTTTIASIAYTFSTVQGWSIGMQDLHVKASSPSQTPEITATRLAYTAPMSTGSPRRRVPLRRPGIALSDDDDDTEEQTSPTRRTQTPPADDSDGPKTLCYTHPYLLATLPDNTLLLHLCTTTSTSLSISSGIRLWGHTSGISDAEITSRGRAVSVSQRGDEMRVWELEGGARQRRVGDHRSIEIRPTKKDDRGADDGADAAWEERRDWVGFDDEMVIVLKERLGGGDSLMVYDFT from the coding sequence ATGTACATTTGTCGGAGTTCGACTTCAAACACCCAAAATCCAACTTCCTATACCGCCCAAACATTGCCCAGTATGCCTCCAAAGAGGCCTCGAACCGACCCGACCCCGACAGACCTTCCGATCCCGCCCCCTGCCAAGAAAACCCGCACGCGCCGCGACGCGGTCGACCGTATTTCATTGCTCTCCGACGAGCTTCTTGTGCGGGTACTCTCCTTCCTGTCGGTCCCGCACCTCCTCTCGGTATCGCTCGTCTCCCACCGCCTGGGTCGCCTGGCATGCGACTCGCAGCTCTGGAAAGTGCTCTACTATGCGCGCTTCGTGCTGCCGCGCGCCATGCGCATCCCCGGATTCGACAAGGTCTCAACCAACAACCAGCTGCACTACGCCGGGCGGAGGACGCTGTGGGCTGATGGGCGGAGGGGCGGCATAGTGGATGTTGCGGGCGTGAGGCAGAAGCAAGAGCACGGGAAGGCGGGGCGTACCAGTGCCATGCCACGGAACGAAGGGCCAGGCCTGGACGATGCCGTGACGGTGGAGCGCGTTGATTGGAAGAGACAGTTCAAGATTCGGCATAACTGGTCTCGTGGCAAGTGTGCCGTCGAGGAGCTAAGCCTGGGCGAGAGCGGTCACGACGAAAATACAAAGCGCAAGATGCTGGTCAAGGTTGTTGAAGGGATCGCAATCACAGCAGACGACCGTTTTGGGCTACGCGCCTGGGATCTTAAGACGAGGAGAATAATGATCCGCGCACCCTTTTCATCATCTGCAGGTGATGACAGCGACATCAACCAAGCTGCCGCGAGGACACCCACCTGCATCGCTGTGGACGACCAAGGACCTGACATTAAGACGCTGCATGTTGCTGTTGGATTTCAGGATGGCAGCTTTGGGATATGGATGCTGGAAACCACTAACAATTCCAACGCTACCTTTGAGCCACAATATCTGCATGAACAGTCGAGCAACGGGTCCCTGATCTCAATGGCATACTCGCATCCCTATCTGCTTACGGCGAACAAAGGCATTACCATCTCCCTCTATACCTTTGGAGGACCAAGCCATCTGGCTCCATCCGTTTCCACCACAAATCAGACTAAATGGAAGCCACCGTATCTCCTCACATCACTCAAGTCCCACACTTCAACGCCGCCATTGGCACTCTCCATTAGACAAGCAGGAACAACGACGATTGCTTCCATCGCGTACACCTTCAGCACCGTGCAGGGATGGTCCATCGGCATGCAGGACTTACATGTCAAAGCATCCTCACCCTCACAAACACCAGAAATCACAGCTACCCGCTTGGCTTACACAGCTCCAATGTCTACTGGTAGTCCACGACGTCGTGTCCCACTGCGCCGGCCTGGGATAGCCTTGTcagatgatgacgacgatacAGAAGAACAGACTTCGCCTACACGTAGGACACAAACGCCACCAGCCGACGACAGTGATGGCCCCAAGACCCTCTGTTACACGCATCCCTACCTTCTAGCAACACTACCCGACAACACTCTCCTCCTTCACCTATGCACTACAACCTCGACATCACTGTCCATATCATCCGGGATCAGACTGTGGGGACATACTTCGGGCATCTCGGATGCCGAGATCACATCGCGTGGCCGTGCTGTTAGTGTGAGCCAGCGCGGCGATGAGATGCGCGTCTGGGAGCTGGAAGGTGGCGCAAGGCAACGCCGTGTTGGTGACCATCGCAGCATCGAGATTCGCCCGACTAAAAAAGACGACAGAGGCGCTGACGACGGCGCCGATGCTGCGTGGGAGGAGCGGAGGGATTGGGTAGGCTTTGACGACGAGATGGTCATCGTACTCAAGGAGAGGCTGGGTGGCGGCGATAGCTTGATGGTATACGATTTCACCTGA
- a CDS encoding cellulose-growth-specific protein codes for MWSSVLTLAAAALPFVNAHGAVTSYQIGGVTYPGYEGFSPASSPKTIQWQWPNYDPIMNPADSKMRCNGGRGADLVAPVAAGTNITAFWKQWTHAQGPVMVWAFKCSGAHSQCTGDGKGWFKIDQMGMWGSNPNSENWGTATVLKTGKWSSKIPSNLKAGNYLIRHELLALHQANTPQFYPECANIEVTGSGTDLPPDSYMYSIPTYAPMSDPGVRVDIYQGGLTSYSPPGGAVWSGFK; via the exons ATGTGGTCCTCCGTCCTGACCCtggctgccgccgcccttCCCTTTGTCAACGCCCATGGAGCCGTGACTTCCTACCAGATTGGTGGCGTCACCTACCCAGGCTACGAGGGCTTCTCTCCCGCTTCGTCCCCCAAGACCATCCAGTGGCAATGGCC AAACTATGATCCCATCATGAACCCGGCCGATTCCAAGATGCGATGCAACGGAGGCCGCGGTGCCGACCTCGTGgcccccgtcgccgccggGACCAATATCACCGCCTTCTGGAAGCAGTGGACACATGCTCaagg CCCCGTGATGGTCTGGGCCTTCAAGTGCAGCGGAGCACACTCGCAGTGCACCGGCGACGGCAAGGGCTGGTTCAAGATCGACCAGATGGGAATGTGGGGGAGCAACCCGAACTCGGAGAACTGGGGCACCGCCACCGTGTTGAAGACGGGCAAGTGGAGCAGCAAGATCCCCAGCAACCTAAAGGCTGGAAACTACCTCATTCGACACGAGCTGTTGGCCCTGCACCAGGCCAACACTCCGCA GTTCTATCCCGAATGCGCCAACATCGAGGTCACAGGCTCTGGCACCGACCTGCCACCCGACAGCTACATGTACAGCATCCCTACTTATGCCCCCATGTCGGACCCCGGCGTCAGGGTCGACATCTACCAAGGTGGCTTGACTTCATACTCTCCCCCTGGCGGCGCTGTCTGGTCGGGCTTCAAGTAG
- a CDS encoding NAD-dependent deacetylase sirtuin-5 → MSSSATSSAAVQPITPPLDPALVADFQNHLAKSRNIVAIIGAGLSASSGLATFRGPGGLWQNQDVFVLASPAGFVNDPGLVWQFYSYRREEALKAQPNKAHRALAELARKVPGFTMLTQNVDNLSPRAGHPADQLLELHGNLFDLKCWNESGCGYTEKGNTTVPLTPALDTALIRGPKDGVLDDSTRPRANPIMLAGLERKNREILGDNYVASEPTVNDVAPLGTTQGKGVPLGDTLQSKIDRKDLPQCPKCKSELLRPGIVWFGESLPEDTVDKADALFQDEADPIDLCLVIGTSAKVWPAAGYVDEARDKGARVAVVNLYEDDGSKNVIPGRDWSFIGDAAEVIPLILKPVIGEV, encoded by the coding sequence ATGTCGTCATCAGCGACTAGCTCAGCGGCAGTCCAACCTATCACTCCACCCCTTGACCCAGCCCTGGTCGCAGACTTCCAGAACCACCTGGCCAAGTCTCGAAATATCGTCGCCATCATCGGCGCCGGCCTTTCGGCCTCCTCGGGACTCGCCACGTTCCGCGGCCCTGGAGGACTCTGGCAAAACCAGGATGTGTTCGTACTAGCCTCTCCGGCAGGCTTCGTCAACGATCCAGGCCTGGTTTGGCAGTTCTATTCGTACAGGCGTGAGGAGGCCCTCAAAGCCCAGCCAAACAAGGCTCACAGAGCTCTCGCCGAGCTGGCCAGGAAAGTGCCGGGCTTCACGATGCTGACCCAGAACGTGGACAACCTGTCCCCCCGCGCTGGTCATCCCGCCGACCAACTGCTAGAGTTGCATGGGAATCTGTTTGACCTCAAATGCTGGAACGAGTCCGGCTGTGGCTATACAGAAAAGGGCAATACGACGGTGCCGCTGACGCCGGCACTCGACACGGCGCTGATCAGGGGTCCAAAGGACGGAGTCCTGGATGATTCCACTCGACCGCGCGCTAATCCGATCATGCTGGCTGGCCTGGAGCGCAAAAACCGCGAAATCTTAGGCGACAACTACGTTGCCAGCGAGCCGACTGTTAACGATGTGGCCCCACTCGGCACCACCCAGGGAAAGGGCGTGCCGCTTGGCGATACTCTGCAGTCAAAAATCGACAGAAAAGACCTGCCACAATGTCCCAAGTGCAAGAGTGAGCTGCTGCGGCCCGGCATTGTCTGGTTTGGCGAGTCGCTGCCCGAAGACACCGTCGACAAGGCGGATGCTTTGTTCCAAGACGAGGCGGACCCGATTGATCTTTGTCTTGTCATTGGCACATCAGCAAAGGTTTGGCCCGCTGCTGGCTATGTGGACGAAGCCAGGGACAAGGGGGCGAGAGTCGCCGTGGTGAACCTGTACGAGGACGATGGAAGCAAAAATGTCATCCCTGGGAGGGACTGGTCCTTCATCGGCGATGCGGCCGAGGTGATCCCGCTGATCTTGAAGCCTGTGATTGGTGAGGTCTAA